DNA from Terriglobales bacterium:
GCGCGCGATCGCCATCTCGAGCCCGCCGCGGGTCCGGAAGAAGCCCTCGAAGGTGCGCTCGCCCGGCTCGATGAACTCTTGGTCCCGCGGGTCGATGTCAGACGTTAAGAGCTGCGCGCTGTTGGCGTCCGTGCGCGCGATGAGCACGGTCGGAACGCCGCAGATGTCCGCCGCCAGCCGCGCCGCCACCAGTTTCTGCACCGCCTCCTGCGCCGGCACCAGGACCTTGCCGCCCAGGTGCCCGCACTTCTTCGCCGACGACAGCTGGTCCTCGAAGTGAACGCCCGCGGCGCCCGACTCGATCATCGCCTTCATCAGCTCGAAGGCATTCAGGCAGCCGCCGAAGCCGGCCTCGGCGTCGGCGACGAGCGGCGCCATCCAGTGCACGCCGTTCTTGCCCTCGGCATGCGTGATCTGGTCGGCGCGCAGCAACGCATTGTTCAGCCGCCGGCAAAGGTTCGGCACGCTGTCGACCGGGTACAGGCTCTGGTCCGGATAGGTCTGCGCGGAATCGTTCGCGTCGGCCGCCACCTGCCACCCGCTCACGTACACCGCCTGCAGCCCGGCCTGCACCATCTGCACTGCCTGGTTGCCGGTCATCGCCCCGAGCGCGTGCACGTAGGGAGTGGCGTGCATCAGCTCCCACAGCCGCTCGGCGCCCAGACGGGCGAGCGTGTAGTCGATCCGCACGGTGCCGCGCAGGCGCTCCACGTCCGCCTGCGTGTAAGGTCGCTCGACGCCTTCCCAGCGGTTCGTCATCCAGCCCTTCGCGTGACCGTTCGACTTCCTGTGACCGTTGCGTTTCTCGAAACCGTTGTTCTTGCCCATGGCCGTGTACCGCTTTCGGAAAATAGTCTTCCCGGCGCTTGCCGGGACTTCGTCTTTCGGGGAACAACTGCCGGCAGGACTAGACCGGGTCAAACTCGCCCGAGCAGATCATGTCCTCTGCGATCCGCCGCGCCTTCGGGAACGTCTCGCGCTCCGCCTCGCTCGCTTCCGACGGCAGATCGCGCAGGATCCGTTCCAGCTCTTCATCGAACAACTTGGTCACCAGTTCCGGCGTGTGCTCCACCCGCTTGCCGGTCTCCTCGTCCACGATCTCCACCTGGTCGCGGTGGCGGATGCGCTGCGCGATCATCAGCCGATAGATGCGGTCGGTCGCCAGGTCCTCCATGTAGCCGTCGAGCAGGCTGGCCCCCCGTCCGTTGAGCACGCCATTGCGATACCGGATCACCGTCCGCACCGCCGCCCGCGTGCCCGCCAGCGTCTTCTTCCCCACTCCTTTCGGCGCCGGGCGCAGGTCCGGCTGCGTGCTCGCCAGCTTCGGCCGCTTGTGGAGCTGGTTGGGATGCGGGAATTGTTTCACCGCGATCTCGTTCTGGTCCGGGTGCCCCGTCCACGCGCCGTCCATCAGGCAGTCGGCTTCGTTCTTCTTGTCTTTCTCCAGCACTGCCAGGGCGCGCGTGTTCAACTCCGCGTCCGTGCGGCTGGGATACAGCGCCGTCATGCCGCCGATCGCCATCGCGCCGTGCTTGTGGCAGATCTCCGGCATCAGCGTGCGGAAGTTCTGGAAGAACGCCACGTCGTGCGGGATGGTGTTGCGATCCGGCAGCACCCAGTCCGGGTTCGGATGGTTGAAGTGGATGAGGCTGGCCATGTAGTCCCAGCGCCCCAGGTTCAGTCCCAGGATGTGCTCGCGCAGGTTGTAGAGGAACTCCTCCATCTGGAACGCCAGCGGGTGCGACTCGACCAGCGCGAAGCACTTGATGGACCCGTGCGGCAAGCCCTTGCGCTTTTCCAGTTCGTTGAACAGGTCGTTCCACCACAGCGCTTCTTCCGCCGACTCCGACTTCGGGATGTAGAACACCAGCGGGTGCTTGAGCTGCTTCGGGTCCACTTGGTGAACGATGTACGCCACGTCGAGCAGCGACGCCGACACCACGCCGCCTTTGCCCAGCCCCGCCTGCGAGATGTGCAGTCCGCGGGCGCGCGTCATGGCGACCGTCTTGCTGTCCTTGATCTTTACTTCCGCGTTCCGCTTCTTGTCGAAGTAGCTGAGCTCGCCGCGCAAGGCCGCCAGCGTGTTCTGGTAGCCCTTCATCAGGTTCGCCCAGAAGTTCGCCATCGAGTCTTCCAGGTCGATCATCACCCCGGGCGCGCCGGAGTTCAGCATCTTCACGACCAGCTCCGCGTCATCCGCCGGACCGGTCATCTGGTTGCGTTGGTCGCGCGCCCACTCCGGCACCTCGATACGCCAATCCGTGGTGGTCGCCGGCGACGGCGCCAGGTAGGTCGGCAGCTTCCCTTCGTGCGAGGCCGCCAGCACCTGCGCCCGCTTGGCGAGCAACTGCTGCTGTCGCGGCGTGAACCGCTGATGCAGTGGCAGGAAGAACTCCCAGAAGCCTTGGGGGAGATCGCGTGCCGGGTCGAAATCCGCCGGCGCGGTGTTCATGCGGGGATCGAGGCGCGGCTCGGTCAGCAGAGACATAGTTATGCTCCCACTGAGATTAAGGGTGTTAAGGCTGGGTTGTCCTCGGCGAGTCTACGCGCGCGCGCCATGCCGCGCCAGCGCTTCGCGGCGAGTTCGAGACAACTCGCGCGCCCTGCCACGCTTCCATCTCAACTATCCCGGGCTGCTCGCGCAGCTCGAACCGCGCCAGTTCGTCGAGACGCTACACCACAGGGACCCTGGGCCTGATGAAAGTACGAATCCTCGCGGTAGTCTGCCTTGCCTTCTTTGCGCTCCCCGCATTCTCGCAGTGCACGCTGAACAGCGCGTCGCCCTCGGTGACCATCTGCACGCCCGCCAACGGCGCGTCCGTGTCTTCGCCGGTGCATGTCGTCGCGGGGACGACGGATAACGAGTTCGCCGTCCGCGTGCTCCAGATCTACGTCGACGGCAAGAAGGCCTACGAGACGCTGGCAGCGTCGCTCGACACCAACGTCAGCATGACCACCGGGACGCACAAGCTCACCGTCCAGGCCATGGACGCGGGCAATCGCATCTTCAAAAGCACCATTTACATCACCGTCACCAGCTCGACGCCGCCGCCCAGCGGGTGCACGCTGAATCCTACGCAGCCGTCGGTGACCATCTGCACCCCGGCGAACGGCGCGACCGTCGCCTCGCCCGTCCACATCGAGGCGCAAGCCAACTGCCAATGCACCGTGCGCGTGATGCAGGTCTACGTGGACGGCAGCAAGAAGTACGAGTCAGCCGGGCCGTCCCTGACCGCGGATGTCGCCATGGCCGCTGGCGGTCGCCGCGTCACTGTCCAGGCCCTCGACTCCACCAACGCGACCTTCAAGTCCACCATCAACATCACGGTCAGCTCCACCCCGCCGCCGCCGCCGCCGCCGCCGCCCGTCGGAACCAACTCGCCCATCAAGCACATCATTGTGGTGGTGATGCAGAACCGCTCGTTCGACCACCTCTTCGGTACCATGGCGGGTGTCGACGGCATCAAGCCCAGCGTCCCGGGCTACTCGCAGCTTGACGCCAACGGCAATACCGTCACCCCATCGCTCCTCGCCGACGTCACCACGTCCGACTTGCCGCACAGCCGCTCGAACTACCTGAACGTGTGGAACCAGGGCGCGATGGACAAGTACGCCTACTACAACGGCGCGCTCTCCATGCAGTACTACGACAACACCATCGCCGGCGTCGACAAGCTGTGGACCTGGGCGCAGA
Protein-coding regions in this window:
- the aceA gene encoding isocitrate lyase, which produces MGKNNGFEKRNGHRKSNGHAKGWMTNRWEGVERPYTQADVERLRGTVRIDYTLARLGAERLWELMHATPYVHALGAMTGNQAVQMVQAGLQAVYVSGWQVAADANDSAQTYPDQSLYPVDSVPNLCRRLNNALLRADQITHAEGKNGVHWMAPLVADAEAGFGGCLNAFELMKAMIESGAAGVHFEDQLSSAKKCGHLGGKVLVPAQEAVQKLVAARLAADICGVPTVLIARTDANSAQLLTSDIDPRDQEFIEPGERTFEGFFRTRGGLEMAIARGLAYAPYCDMIWCETSTPDLDEARRFAEGLHARFPGKLLAYNCSPSFNWKKKLDDATIARFQQELGAMGYKFQFVTLAGFHALNLSTYELALGYRDRGMAAYSELQEREFAHEKQAGYGAVKHQRFVGTGYFDEVAQVIAGGQSSVTALKGSTEEDQFHHGDLPVAA
- a CDS encoding alkaline phosphatase family protein, with the translated sequence MKVRILAVVCLAFFALPAFSQCTLNSASPSVTICTPANGASVSSPVHVVAGTTDNEFAVRVLQIYVDGKKAYETLAASLDTNVSMTTGTHKLTVQAMDAGNRIFKSTIYITVTSSTPPPSGCTLNPTQPSVTICTPANGATVASPVHIEAQANCQCTVRVMQVYVDGSKKYESAGPSLTADVAMAAGGRRVTVQALDSTNATFKSTINITVSSTPPPPPPPPPVGTNSPIKHIIVVVMQNRSFDHLFGTMAGVDGIKPSVPGYSQLDANGNTVTPSLLADVTTSDLPHSRSNYLNVWNQGAMDKYAYYNGALSMQYYDNTIAGVDKLWTWAQSYALADNYFPSVMSNAPANPLYLISASDNNFPWSVQPYYGPCNKPDAASKPYSFRNVGDQMNSAGVSWGWFHENYGLCGNGYIPVQNPFQFFTSTYNAPQVQDLSNFYTALTNGTVPSVSFINPNPTHNGHPGSGSFTTAMNWLDGFITKVQGSYLWPDCAVVVLWDESGGWWDHSPPAQVDSQGFGQRVPMLVVSPYAKKGHISGIRMDHVSVLKWIQWNWNLGTLNAREDLSNDISDMFQF